Sequence from the Hamadaea flava genome:
CATGACCGAGAGCACCGCGCGTTCCCCGGTCGGCGCGGTGCGGAACACGGCCACACTGCCCCGCTTGAGGACGATCAGCGACTCACCCGGGTCGTTCTCCACGAACAACAGTTGGCCGCGACGGTACGTACGCGGCACGGCGGCCGCGATGAGCCGCTGCCGCGCCTCCGGTTCCAGACCCGCGAACATCTCCACGCCGGTGAGCGCATCAGCCGGCTCTGGAAGCCGCATCTCCACGGCGCCACCCCTCCCCGCCGGCTTCAGCATTGCCGGTCTTTCCCCTCGGGCCACACCGATCCGGTGCGACCGCCCTCCCAGATCATCGTCTGCCGACCGGGTGTTGTACACCCCCAGGTGGCGGTCATGCATGCCACTCCCGGGTTATCGTCGGTGATGGATCTGCGGTGAGAGTGCCATAATCCGGCCCATGCGCGTACGCACGCGGTGCGACAACGCCCGCACGAAGCGCGACGGCCAAGGAATCCCCCATGGCCGCTGACGATACGGTGCGCGCTGCCTTGCGCGCGGCATGGCATCTTCCGCCGGACGGCTGCACTCGGTTGGCCGGAGGGATGACCTCAGCCACCTGGTCGGTGCGATCGGGCTCCCGCCGATACGTGGCCAAACTGGTCCCACCCGAGGCGCGTACCTCTTTCGAGGCCGGGCTGATGCTCGCCGAACGCCTCTGTGCGGCCGGAGTGGACGCCGGCCGGCCGGTACGCGCGGCGGACGGGTCGTTGTGCGTACCGGTGCCGGACGGGGCGCTGGCCTTGCTCGAACACATCGACGGCCGGCCGCTCGACGGCGCGGACCCGGTCGACCAGCGGTGGTGGGGCGACCGCCTCGGCTCCGTCCACCGGATACTCGTCGACGTCTCCCTACCCGGACTGACCCCGTGGCACTGGGTACGCGAGGACGCCCCGCACCTGAGCCTGGAGCCCTGGCTGCGCCCGGCCGTCGCCGACGCCGTCCACGCGTTGGCCCGGTTGCAGGTCACCGATCGGCTGACGGTCGGCGCCCTGCACGGCGACCCGTTCTTCGAGGCGTTCCTCCTCGATCGGGCGACGGGCCGGATCGGCGTCATCGACTGGGGATCGGCCTGCTGCGGGCCCTTCCTCTACGACGTCGCCAGCGCCGTCATGTACGCCGGCGGCCCCGATCGCGCCGCCGGCTTCCTGGAGGCGTACGCCGCCGCCGGTCCGGTGACGGCCGCTGAGCTGGAGTCGGCGCTGCCGGTGCTGCTGCGCTTCCGCTGGGCCGTGCAGGCCGACTGGTTCGCCGCCCGGATCGCGGCCGGCGACGTCACCGGCGCGGACGACGACGGCAACCGCAAGGGGCTGGCCGACGCACGCCGTGCGCTCGCCGGGTGGAGTTAGGACTTCGCGCTACGCCTTCTCACGCAGATGCGCCAGGACCAGCGGATCGATCCGGCCCGGGATCATGCGCTCCTCCAGGTTCTCGATCCCGGCCCAGTCCGCCAGCGCGACGTCGAGGTCGGCGTCGGTGTGGCCGCGATCGGCCAGCAGCGCGCGTACCTCCTCGGCCAGCTCGCCGGACAGGTCCAGCAGCGAGTCCGGGTCGGCCTTCTCGAACAGCAGCGCGTGGAGGTCGAGCAGCCGGGCCAGCTCGCCACAGGGATCGGGATGGTCGTCCACCCGCAGATCGACCGCGACATCACTGGTGCCGCCGTAACCGGCGCCCGGGGCGACGACGTAAACCGCCGCGCTCTGCCGGCCCCGGCGGTCGCCGCCCGCGGCGTCCCCCGCGCTCAGTGCGCGCACCAGCCGCCGGGCCAGCGCCATCGCCGAGTCGCCCGGCGTACCGTGATCGCTCGCGAGGAAGGCGTCCCGCATCGCGTCGACGACTTCCGGTCCGGTGAGGATGTTCCCCTGGACGGCGTACCCGTCGCCCGCGACGCCGCCCGCCCACTCGTGACACCCCGAGCCGGTGTAGGTCGCGCCCTCGCCGAACTTGCCGACCACGCCCAGCTGCCGTTGGTCCCGGCCCGGGTCGGCAGCCGTCAATCCGGCCACGACCTCCGCCGCCGCCACCTGCGTACCCAGTAGTGTGAGCCCCTGCGGGCGGTAGGCCAGGTTCGCGTAGGACTGGGTGGCGAGCGCGCCGACCCCGGCCTGAGCGGCCGGGACGACCGCCCCCGCGGCCAGGAACTTGCTGGCCACCGCGAC
This genomic interval carries:
- a CDS encoding phosphotransferase enzyme family protein, with translation MAADDTVRAALRAAWHLPPDGCTRLAGGMTSATWSVRSGSRRYVAKLVPPEARTSFEAGLMLAERLCAAGVDAGRPVRAADGSLCVPVPDGALALLEHIDGRPLDGADPVDQRWWGDRLGSVHRILVDVSLPGLTPWHWVREDAPHLSLEPWLRPAVADAVHALARLQVTDRLTVGALHGDPFFEAFLLDRATGRIGVIDWGSACCGPFLYDVASAVMYAGGPDRAAGFLEAYAAAGPVTAAELESALPVLLRFRWAVQADWFAARIAAGDVTGADDDGNRKGLADARRALAGWS
- a CDS encoding DUF1028 domain-containing protein gives rise to the protein MTFSIVARSSDGLAHGVAVASKFLAAGAVVPAAQAGVGALATQSYANLAYRPQGLTLLGTQVAAAEVVAGLTAADPGRDQRQLGVVGKFGEGATYTGSGCHEWAGGVAGDGYAVQGNILTGPEVVDAMRDAFLASDHGTPGDSAMALARRLVRALSAGDAAGGDRRGRQSAAVYVVAPGAGYGGTSDVAVDLRVDDHPDPCGELARLLDLHALLFEKADPDSLLDLSGELAEEVRALLADRGHTDADLDVALADWAGIENLEERMIPGRIDPLVLAHLREKA